The proteins below are encoded in one region of Oncorhynchus kisutch isolate 150728-3 linkage group LG14, Okis_V2, whole genome shotgun sequence:
- the LOC109903433 gene encoding fatty acid-binding protein, liver: MAFNGKWKIHSQENHEEFLKAMAVPEMLIKMIKGVKPTTIIEQKGDDFTIRVETPLRTVTNTFTIGKEAELTAMDGRKFKCTARLEDGKLICDTEKFSHIREIQGENMVETITAASTTLTRISKRV, translated from the exons ATGGCAttcaatggaaaatggaaaatCCACAGTCAGGAGAACCATGAAGAGTTTCTTAAAGCAATGG ctgtccctgAGATGTTGATCAAAATGATCAAGGGTGTCAAGCCAACGACAATAATTGAGCAGAAGGGTGACGACTTCACCATCAGAGTTGAGACTCCCCTCCGTACTGTCACCAACACATTCACTATAGGAAAGGAGGCAGAACTGACTGCCATGGATGGGAGAAAGTTTAAG TGTACTGCCAGACTGGAGGATGGGAAGCTCATCTGCGATACAGAGAAGTTCTCCCACATCCGAGAAATCCAAGGGGAGAACATGGTTGAG ACTATCACTGCGGCCTCAACAACCCTCACCAGGATAAGCAAGAGAGTCTGA